A window of Natronolimnobius sp. AArcel1 contains these coding sequences:
- a CDS encoding Tfx family DNA-binding protein, which translates to MYAHLDTATRSAVDRAMMDDVETLLTEIGFDSDSSVLTYRQAQVLALRERDISQADIAAELGTSRANVSSVEASARENLEKARETVTFAEALRAPVQVRIPSGTDLYDVPDLVYEACDEAGVKVDHTAPDLMKVVSDAAGAAVNGRDVSTPLIVGITSDGLVRVRHQE; encoded by the coding sequence GTGTATGCACACCTCGACACAGCGACTCGATCCGCGGTGGACAGAGCCATGATGGACGACGTCGAAACCCTCTTGACGGAGATTGGCTTTGACTCGGACTCGAGCGTCCTGACCTACCGACAGGCACAGGTGCTCGCACTGCGCGAACGCGACATTTCACAGGCCGACATCGCCGCCGAACTCGGAACCTCGCGTGCGAACGTCTCCTCGGTCGAAGCGAGTGCGAGAGAAAACCTCGAGAAAGCGCGCGAGACAGTCACGTTCGCGGAAGCGCTTCGCGCCCCAGTTCAGGTTCGCATTCCGTCTGGAACGGACCTCTATGATGTTCCGGATCTGGTGTATGAAGCCTGTGACGAGGCTGGTGTCAAAGTCGATCACACTGCGCCGGACCTGATGAAAGTCGTCAGCGACGCGGCAGGGGCCGCCGTCAACGGCCGAGACGTTTCAACCCCGCTGATCGTCGGCATCACGAGCGACGGGCTGGTCCGCGTGCGCCATCAAGAATAA
- a CDS encoding PadR family transcriptional regulator encodes MDDLTGFQRDLLYVIAGADQPSGQNVKDEIESYYSADINHGRLYPNLDTLVNKELVEKGQLDRRTNYYEISESGRQQIEERREWERQYIDE; translated from the coding sequence ATGGACGATCTGACTGGGTTCCAACGGGACCTCCTGTATGTCATTGCAGGAGCTGACCAACCCTCGGGACAGAACGTCAAAGACGAGATCGAATCGTACTACAGCGCCGATATTAATCATGGACGGTTGTACCCAAACCTCGACACGCTCGTCAACAAAGAGTTGGTCGAGAAAGGGCAACTTGACCGGCGAACGAACTACTACGAAATCAGCGAGAGCGGCCGCCAGCAGATCGAAGAGCGCCGCGAGTGGGAACGCCAATACATCGACGAGTAA
- a CDS encoding queuosine precursor transporter — translation MSQQHGPQSAATPTISHIALSGLFIAALVTAQLTAAKVLAFELPASIPLVGPELILPGAALAYALTYFASDCYTELYGKRAAQIVVNVGFVLNFVVLALVWSTIVAPAHGSGVDPDTFETALGASTNIVIGSLLAYLVSQNWDVWVFHRIRDATGPEYLWVRNIASTGTSQAIDTVIFVSIAFFLAPTALGVGEALPLELLLGLMVGQYLLKLAIAIVDTPFVYAVVGLVRSRRDDESLETAT, via the coding sequence ATGAGCCAGCAGCACGGACCACAGTCGGCCGCCACGCCGACAATTTCACACATTGCACTGAGTGGCCTCTTTATCGCGGCACTGGTGACTGCCCAGTTGACAGCGGCAAAAGTACTCGCGTTCGAGTTGCCCGCTTCGATTCCGTTGGTTGGGCCGGAACTGATCTTGCCGGGAGCGGCACTCGCGTACGCACTGACGTACTTTGCGAGTGACTGTTACACCGAACTCTACGGCAAACGCGCCGCCCAGATCGTGGTCAACGTCGGCTTCGTGTTGAACTTCGTTGTCCTCGCGCTCGTCTGGTCGACGATTGTGGCCCCTGCCCACGGCTCCGGTGTCGATCCCGATACGTTCGAAACCGCACTCGGCGCGTCGACGAACATCGTCATCGGCAGTTTGCTTGCCTATCTCGTCAGTCAGAACTGGGACGTCTGGGTCTTTCATCGCATCCGTGACGCCACTGGCCCCGAGTACCTCTGGGTGCGAAACATCGCCTCGACGGGGACGAGCCAGGCCATCGACACGGTTATCTTCGTCTCGATTGCCTTCTTCCTCGCTCCAACCGCTCTCGGCGTCGGCGAGGCACTCCCACTCGAGTTGTTACTCGGCCTGATGGTCGGTCAGTACCTGCTGAAACTCGCAATCGCAATCGTGGATACGCCGTTCGTCTACGCCGTCGTCGGCCTCGTCCGCTCGCGTCGGGACGACGAAAGCCTCGAGACGGCCACCTGA
- a CDS encoding aminopeptidase, whose amino-acid sequence MDERIREHAAVLVDWSARIESGDNVVLSVGPEAHELAVAVAEKLGERGANLLSTYSSGELSRAYLQAHDGEFDENPAHELALYEEADVYLSLGGGRNTSATADVSGETQTAYRRARQDIREARYETRWVSTLHPTRSLAQQANMAYEEYQDFAYDAILRDWESLAEEMGQLKDLLDAGSEVRLVSEGTDLTMEIENRTAVNSAASVEYDSHNLPSGEVFTAPTATEGEVTFDVPMTLRGEAVRNVRLEFADGEVVDYDAEQGADVIADILETDAGAKRLGELGIGMNRGIDRYTDTILFDEKMGDTVHLALGRAYDACLPEGESGNDSATHVDMITDMSEDSRLEIDGEVVQRNGRFRWEDDFDSE is encoded by the coding sequence ATGGACGAACGCATCCGCGAACACGCGGCAGTACTGGTCGATTGGAGCGCTCGCATCGAGTCGGGGGATAACGTCGTACTCTCGGTGGGGCCTGAGGCCCACGAACTCGCCGTCGCCGTCGCCGAAAAACTCGGCGAGCGCGGCGCGAACCTACTGTCGACCTACAGCTCCGGCGAACTCTCGCGTGCATATCTGCAGGCACATGACGGCGAGTTCGACGAGAATCCAGCCCACGAACTCGCACTCTACGAAGAAGCGGACGTCTACCTCTCACTCGGCGGTGGCCGAAATACGAGCGCGACAGCAGACGTCTCCGGGGAGACCCAGACCGCCTATCGCCGTGCTCGCCAGGACATTCGCGAGGCGCGCTACGAGACGCGCTGGGTGTCGACGCTCCATCCGACGCGCTCGCTCGCCCAGCAGGCCAATATGGCCTACGAAGAGTACCAGGATTTTGCCTACGACGCAATCCTGCGCGATTGGGAATCGCTGGCAGAGGAGATGGGCCAGTTGAAGGACCTCCTTGATGCAGGCTCCGAGGTCCGACTCGTCTCCGAGGGAACCGACCTCACCATGGAAATCGAGAACCGAACCGCCGTCAACAGCGCCGCCTCCGTCGAATATGACTCACACAACCTCCCGAGCGGCGAGGTCTTCACCGCACCCACCGCTACCGAGGGCGAGGTCACCTTCGACGTCCCGATGACGCTTCGCGGCGAAGCCGTCCGGAACGTCCGCCTCGAGTTCGCAGACGGCGAGGTCGTCGACTACGACGCCGAACAGGGCGCAGACGTAATCGCCGACATTCTCGAGACTGACGCGGGCGCGAAGCGACTCGGCGAACTCGGCATCGGGATGAATCGCGGCATCGACCGCTACACGGACACCATCTTGTTCGACGAAAAAATGGGTGACACCGTCCATCTGGCGCTCGGGCGAGCCTACGACGCCTGCCTGCCGGAGGGCGAGTCGGGCAACGACTCGGCGACCCACGTCGACATGATCACGGATATGAGCGAGGACTCGCGCCTCGAGATCGACGGCGAGGTCGTCCAGCGAAACGGTCGATTCCGCTGGGAAGACGACTTCGACAGTGAGTAA
- a CDS encoding DUF309 domain-containing protein, whose translation MRDQLRAGAAIYNEGFYHAAHDAWEARWLECEDGTDDEQLLHGLIQATAAVFHAHECNWEGAVGVAESAQSYLAGLPDDYRGVDLPPMRAMLATFASDPEVLERRAPVRLALESDQPRLADLNIDQTTIAAPILAAEWGYDPEPVEQACTYARTDLEAGDDDSRFITLAFDFVRKADARGIIYQRLTSHVDRRQAREEDVQGLF comes from the coding sequence CTGCGCGATCAGCTCCGAGCCGGCGCGGCGATCTATAACGAGGGCTTCTATCACGCCGCCCACGACGCCTGGGAGGCACGCTGGCTCGAGTGCGAGGATGGAACGGACGACGAGCAACTGCTCCACGGGCTGATTCAGGCCACTGCCGCGGTGTTTCACGCCCACGAGTGCAACTGGGAGGGTGCCGTCGGGGTGGCCGAGAGCGCCCAGTCGTATCTCGCGGGACTTCCTGATGACTACCGAGGCGTGGACCTGCCACCGATGCGGGCAATGCTCGCGACGTTCGCATCGGATCCCGAAGTGCTCGAGCGGCGAGCACCAGTGCGACTCGCGCTCGAGAGCGACCAGCCCCGCCTTGCCGATCTCAATATCGACCAGACCACGATTGCGGCCCCGATTCTCGCCGCCGAGTGGGGGTACGATCCGGAGCCGGTCGAACAGGCGTGTACGTACGCCCGGACGGATCTCGAGGCAGGCGACGACGACAGCCGATTCATCACACTGGCGTTCGATTTCGTCCGGAAAGCCGACGCTCGAGGGATTATCTACCAACGATTGACGAGTCACGTCGACCGGCGACAGGCGCGTGAAGAAGACGTGCAGGGGCTGTTTTGA
- the azf gene encoding NAD-dependent glucose-6-phosphate dehydrogenase Azf encodes MAQSVLLTGAAGRVGDAILGDLAAEYEWRLMDRDPPTEDYPGEFVVADITDDDAVREAMEGIDAVIHLAGDPRKTAPWDSVLTNNIDGTQTIFEAAVDAGVEKVAFASSNHAVGHYETDERTPEMYREDDDYLLDGTELPRPGNLYGVSKAAGESLGRYYHDEYGIDVVNVRIGNLTKDHPPIDYERGQAMWLSYRDCAHLFDRCVKADYGYEIVYGISDNDRKYYSLERAKAVLGYEPQDNSAHHDD; translated from the coding sequence ATGGCACAGTCCGTCCTGTTGACTGGGGCTGCGGGGCGCGTCGGGGATGCGATCCTTGGCGACCTCGCTGCGGAGTACGAGTGGCGGTTGATGGATCGGGATCCGCCGACGGAAGACTATCCGGGCGAGTTCGTCGTCGCCGATATTACTGACGACGATGCCGTCCGCGAGGCGATGGAGGGGATCGACGCCGTCATCCATCTCGCTGGGGACCCCCGTAAGACCGCGCCGTGGGACAGCGTCCTGACGAACAACATCGATGGCACGCAGACGATTTTCGAAGCGGCCGTTGATGCCGGTGTTGAGAAGGTTGCTTTTGCCTCCTCAAATCACGCCGTCGGTCACTACGAAACTGACGAACGGACGCCCGAGATGTACCGCGAGGACGACGACTACCTGCTCGATGGGACGGAACTGCCCCGGCCGGGCAATCTCTACGGCGTCTCGAAGGCTGCCGGTGAATCGCTCGGGCGCTACTATCACGACGAGTACGGTATCGACGTCGTCAACGTTCGAATCGGCAATCTCACGAAGGACCATCCGCCAATCGACTACGAACGCGGGCAGGCAATGTGGCTCTCCTATCGTGACTGCGCGCACCTGTTCGATCGCTGTGTGAAAGCCGACTACGGCTACGAAATCGTCTACGGCATCTCCGACAACGACCGGAAGTACTACTCACTCGAGCGCGCGAAAGCCGTCCTCGGCTACGAGCCACAGGATAATTCGGCGCACCACGACGATTAA
- a CDS encoding dihydroneopterin aldolase family protein, with amino-acid sequence MDTAPTDAEAACFEAGIKFGTLYHQFAGTPLSPASADSIETAMEEAIENQPHCTDVSVAVQLDVLEAELADSSATYTELTGRFLEVEIIVEYEDCEVVTEMAMEDGYPLMQVVSVREERGSERTE; translated from the coding sequence ATGGACACTGCGCCGACCGACGCCGAAGCCGCCTGCTTCGAAGCCGGCATCAAATTCGGCACGCTGTATCACCAGTTCGCTGGCACGCCACTCTCGCCCGCGAGCGCCGACAGCATCGAGACCGCAATGGAAGAGGCAATCGAAAATCAGCCCCACTGCACCGACGTCAGCGTCGCGGTTCAACTCGACGTCCTCGAGGCCGAACTCGCCGACTCGAGTGCGACGTACACCGAACTGACTGGGCGCTTTCTCGAGGTCGAAATCATCGTCGAGTACGAAGACTGCGAGGTCGTAACGGAGATGGCGATGGAAGATGGCTACCCGCTGATGCAGGTCGTCTCGGTTCGCGAAGAGCGCGGTTCGGAACGAACGGAGTGA
- a CDS encoding DUF5790 family protein, which translates to MSQATFGDDEELFGEAANEMREDVESSLADGWDALPAADDVWETDADNVLGVLNGLKTALDAGDAEDHLRDAKKWFTMGQRADAFEDADDLEEEIGDLEEAISSISDAGEQVGDLTSTIPALRGTLEDAGPSDEEDESEAEADADDEDEE; encoded by the coding sequence ATGAGCCAAGCGACCTTCGGCGACGACGAGGAACTGTTCGGGGAAGCAGCCAACGAGATGCGCGAGGACGTCGAATCCTCGCTCGCAGACGGCTGGGACGCCCTTCCCGCTGCCGACGACGTCTGGGAAACCGACGCCGACAACGTGCTGGGCGTGCTCAACGGCCTCAAAACCGCTCTCGACGCGGGCGATGCAGAAGACCACCTGCGCGACGCAAAGAAGTGGTTCACGATGGGCCAGCGCGCCGACGCCTTCGAGGACGCCGACGATCTCGAGGAGGAAATCGGCGACCTCGAGGAAGCCATCAGCTCGATTTCGGACGCCGGCGAGCAGGTCGGCGACCTCACCTCGACGATTCCGGCGCTTCGTGGCACGCTCGAGGATGCTGGCCCGAGCGATGAGGAAGACGAAAGCGAGGCCGAAGCGGACGCTGACGACGAAGACGAAGAGTAA
- a CDS encoding creatininase family protein: MHLSAATWTDVRDCETDLAVVPVGSTEQHGPHAPLGTDVLTAEAIADAGCERLEREVVRAPAIPIGIAEEHRQFPGTMWVSADTFRDYVREAVASLATHGFDRVVLVNGHGGNVDALREVGARLTRDGDAYAVPFTWFDAVGDHSSEMGHGGPLETSLLQALEPDLVREEQLEAAREGAAAGWGEWVSHANLAYDSAEFAENGVVGDPTAGDAARGEELVELAGDALARLLEAVAERDRSRPDQR, from the coding sequence ATGCACCTCTCTGCTGCGACGTGGACCGACGTTCGCGACTGCGAGACGGACCTGGCTGTCGTCCCAGTCGGGAGCACGGAACAACACGGCCCCCACGCGCCGCTCGGAACCGACGTGCTTACTGCCGAGGCAATCGCCGACGCCGGCTGTGAGCGCCTCGAGCGCGAGGTGGTCCGCGCACCCGCGATACCAATCGGTATCGCCGAGGAACACCGCCAGTTTCCGGGGACGATGTGGGTGTCTGCAGACACGTTCAGAGACTACGTCCGCGAAGCCGTCGCAAGCCTCGCCACGCACGGCTTCGACCGCGTCGTGCTGGTCAACGGCCACGGCGGCAACGTCGACGCACTCCGAGAGGTCGGTGCGCGACTCACTCGCGACGGCGACGCCTACGCCGTCCCGTTCACCTGGTTCGACGCCGTTGGTGACCACTCGAGCGAGATGGGCCACGGCGGGCCACTCGAGACCTCACTCCTGCAGGCGCTCGAGCCCGACCTCGTCCGCGAGGAGCAACTCGAGGCGGCACGCGAGGGCGCTGCTGCTGGCTGGGGAGAGTGGGTGAGCCACGCGAATCTGGCCTACGATTCGGCCGAATTTGCAGAAAACGGCGTCGTCGGCGACCCGACGGCCGGCGACGCAGCACGCGGGGAGGAACTGGTCGAGTTGGCTGGTGACGCACTGGCGCGACTGCTCGAGGCGGTTGCCGAGCGTGACCGCTCACGGCCCGACCAGCGCTAA
- a CDS encoding ABC transporter ATP-binding protein has translation MSGSDIDWEDDDPFEEQREQAESPMRRLIFEYGRPYWFPMVVGLFSSIFARALDLLPALLLAVAIDSVFGPQEFHEQVPLTVLPEAWLPTESLDQFIFVVVVVASSFVLGAVFHWLRNWGFNSFSQDVQHDVRTATYDKMQRLDMEFFSNKQTGEMMSVLSNDVNQLERFLNEGMNSATRLIVMVVGITFLLFWLNPQLALVSLAPVPLIAIFTYLFVQKIQPKYAAVRSSVGKVNSRLENNLGGINVIKSSNTEEYESERVEDVSQNYYDKNWGAIWLRIKFFPGLQVISGIGFVLTFLVGGYWVLMDTAPGPFTGTLETGVFVAFIMYTQQLVWPMAQFGQVINMYQRAEASSERIFGLMDEEGRIEREVDADSLEVRDGSVEYDHVEFGYDDSERIIDDVSFDVDGGETVALVGPTGAGKSTVLKLLLRLYDVDDGAISVDGQDLRDVSLPSLRRSMGYVGQDSFLFYGTVEENITYGTFNADREEIIAAAKAAEAHDFIQNLPDGYDTMVGERGVKLSGGQRQRIAIARAVLKDPDILILDEATSDVDTETEMLIQRSIDDLTENRTTFAIAHRLSTIKDADMILVLEDGQIVERGSHDQLLANDGLYSHLWGVQAGEIDELPQEFIERAQRRQARTEVDLDIDADDD, from the coding sequence ATGAGCGGGAGTGATATTGATTGGGAAGATGATGATCCGTTCGAGGAGCAGCGCGAGCAGGCTGAGAGCCCGATGCGCCGGCTGATCTTCGAGTATGGTCGTCCCTATTGGTTCCCGATGGTTGTTGGATTGTTCTCGAGTATTTTCGCGCGAGCACTTGATCTCCTTCCCGCACTCTTGCTCGCGGTCGCAATCGACTCGGTCTTCGGCCCACAGGAGTTTCACGAGCAGGTGCCACTGACCGTTCTCCCGGAGGCGTGGCTTCCGACTGAGTCGCTAGACCAGTTTATCTTCGTCGTCGTCGTTGTCGCCAGTTCATTCGTCCTCGGCGCGGTCTTTCACTGGCTTCGCAACTGGGGATTCAACTCCTTCTCACAGGACGTCCAACACGATGTCCGAACCGCAACCTACGACAAGATGCAGCGCCTCGATATGGAGTTCTTCTCGAACAAACAGACCGGCGAGATGATGTCTGTCCTCTCGAACGACGTCAACCAACTCGAGCGATTTCTCAACGAGGGGATGAACTCCGCGACGCGCCTGATCGTGATGGTCGTTGGCATCACCTTCCTGCTGTTCTGGCTCAACCCACAACTCGCGCTGGTTTCGCTTGCGCCCGTGCCCCTAATTGCAATCTTCACTTACCTTTTCGTCCAGAAAATCCAGCCGAAATACGCCGCAGTCCGCTCGTCGGTCGGGAAAGTCAACTCGAGACTCGAGAACAATCTCGGCGGCATCAACGTGATCAAGTCCTCGAACACCGAGGAGTACGAGTCCGAGCGCGTCGAGGACGTCTCACAGAACTACTACGACAAGAACTGGGGCGCAATTTGGCTGCGGATCAAGTTCTTCCCCGGCCTGCAGGTCATCTCGGGGATCGGCTTCGTCCTCACCTTCCTCGTCGGCGGCTACTGGGTGCTCATGGATACCGCGCCCGGTCCGTTCACGGGAACCCTCGAGACGGGTGTCTTCGTCGCGTTCATCATGTACACCCAGCAACTGGTCTGGCCGATGGCCCAGTTCGGACAGGTCATCAACATGTACCAGCGCGCAGAGGCCTCGAGCGAGCGGATTTTCGGCCTGATGGACGAGGAAGGACGAATCGAACGCGAAGTCGATGCCGACTCACTCGAGGTTCGCGACGGAAGCGTCGAGTACGACCACGTGGAGTTCGGCTACGACGACAGCGAGCGCATCATCGACGACGTGTCGTTCGATGTCGATGGCGGGGAGACGGTCGCACTCGTCGGCCCGACGGGCGCAGGCAAGTCGACCGTCCTGAAACTCCTGCTTCGACTCTACGATGTCGATGACGGGGCGATCAGCGTCGACGGGCAGGACCTGCGTGACGTGTCCTTACCGAGTTTGCGCCGGTCGATGGGCTACGTCGGACAGGACTCGTTCCTGTTCTACGGCACCGTCGAGGAGAACATCACCTACGGCACGTTCAATGCCGACCGCGAGGAGATCATTGCGGCCGCGAAGGCGGCTGAGGCCCACGACTTCATCCAGAATCTTCCCGACGGCTACGATACGATGGTCGGTGAACGCGGTGTCAAACTCTCCGGTGGCCAGCGCCAGCGCATCGCCATCGCCCGTGCCGTGCTCAAAGATCCGGATATCCTGATTCTGGACGAGGCAACGAGCGACGTTGACACCGAGACTGAGATGCTCATCCAGCGCTCCATCGACGATCTCACCGAAAATCGAACCACGTTCGCCATCGCCCACCGACTCTCGACGATCAAAGACGCAGACATGATTCTCGTCCTCGAGGACGGCCAGATCGTCGAACGCGGCTCCCACGACCAACTCCTCGCAAACGACGGCCTCTACTCACATCTCTGGGGCGTCCAGGCCGGCGAAATCGACGAACTACCACAGGAGTTCATCGAGCGCGCCCAGCGCCGTCAGGCCCGAACGGAAGTCGACCTCGATATCGACGCGGACGACGACTGA
- a CDS encoding DUF192 domain-containing protein, producing the protein MVLERVWKALLVAVAVGFIAFALLQTGLISPPWSADSGEVRVLDTDGESKAVVDVEVADTYSERHTGLSDHDSLEDGEGMLFVHASENERTYVMREMDFDIDIIFIDSDHEITSIEHARAPEPDEDGEDLEHTGDGQYVLEVPRGYANETGMSVGDEVELEYD; encoded by the coding sequence ATGGTCCTCGAGCGCGTCTGGAAGGCACTTCTCGTCGCTGTGGCGGTCGGTTTCATCGCATTCGCCCTGCTGCAGACTGGTCTCATCTCACCACCCTGGAGTGCCGACTCCGGTGAAGTCCGCGTCCTCGATACTGATGGCGAATCCAAAGCTGTTGTTGACGTGGAAGTCGCCGACACGTACAGCGAGCGCCACACTGGGTTGAGCGACCACGACTCACTCGAGGATGGCGAGGGAATGCTGTTCGTCCACGCGAGCGAGAACGAGCGAACGTACGTCATGCGCGAGATGGACTTCGACATTGACATCATCTTCATCGACAGCGACCACGAGATCACGTCCATCGAGCACGCCCGCGCACCTGAACCCGACGAAGACGGAGAGGATCTCGAGCACACGGGCGACGGACAGTACGTCCTCGAGGTGCCCCGTGGCTATGCAAACGAGACGGGTATGTCAGTTGGGGATGAGGTCGAACTCGAGTACGACTAG
- a CDS encoding ArsR family transcriptional regulator has product MTDSTGGIDAWITHTSNQERIQAVVRTVSKPRSSSFIANEANVEQSVARDHLEELAETNAVLLIEEENKRLYGPNMDYTAREAAADLASEFDEEGLLELREKMERDIEGWRAEFGIPSPENLREYAQDTDEASEAIHLRNVARKWELVRYRLTVVEHAVEHFSRA; this is encoded by the coding sequence ATGACTGATTCCACTGGGGGGATCGATGCGTGGATAACGCATACAAGCAATCAGGAACGTATTCAGGCAGTCGTTCGAACCGTTTCGAAGCCTCGATCTTCCTCATTCATAGCAAACGAAGCAAACGTTGAGCAGAGTGTTGCACGCGACCATCTGGAAGAGCTAGCTGAGACGAACGCAGTTTTACTGATTGAGGAAGAAAACAAACGCCTCTATGGGCCAAATATGGACTATACGGCACGTGAAGCGGCCGCTGACCTGGCCTCTGAATTCGATGAGGAAGGCTTGTTAGAACTACGGGAAAAGATGGAGCGAGACATAGAAGGGTGGCGTGCAGAATTCGGCATTCCATCCCCGGAAAACCTTCGTGAGTACGCTCAAGATACAGACGAAGCGTCTGAAGCGATTCATCTTCGAAATGTTGCGAGGAAATGGGAACTCGTTCGGTATCGACTCACAGTTGTTGAGCACGCGGTAGAGCATTTCTCACGAGCTTAA
- a CDS encoding HalOD1 output domain-containing protein, with amino-acid sequence MREELTSDIIEAIAIYNDVCSSELGFTLYDHVDPDAINSLSKRSNSVWTVSFRVPTNNVTIDSRGNILVDGDQVLNWKENNSICLDTG; translated from the coding sequence ATGCGTGAGGAATTGACGTCCGATATCATTGAAGCGATAGCGATATACAATGACGTCTGTAGTTCGGAATTGGGTTTCACATTGTATGATCATGTAGACCCTGACGCTATCAACTCTTTATCCAAACGGAGCAACAGTGTCTGGACGGTTTCATTTCGCGTTCCAACAAACAATGTGACAATCGATTCGCGCGGTAACATTCTGGTTGATGGAGACCAGGTTCTAAATTGGAAAGAAAACAACTCAATCTGTCTAGACACTGGGTAG